From the Archangium lipolyticum genome, the window GCTGCGCGCGGGCTCGCGGGGCGCTCCGGGCGCGAGGAGGGCCGGAAAGTCACCGGGTGCCTCTCCCTCCGAGAAGCGCTGCGCGAGGAGCCAGCGCACGCACCCCTCCAACAGTTGGTGTCCTTCCTCGCCGCCCACGCCGAAGCTCCGCGCCCGCGCCAGGAAGCCGATGACCCCTGGCACACCATGCGCGACCCCGAGGTCCACACACCCCTCCGGGTAGCGTGACTGGCGCTCGGGCGAGAGCAGCTGCGGAGGCGTCCGGAAGCTCCATCCTTCTGGCTGGGGCTCGGCGAGCGCGCGCAGGTGTTCGAACACCCGCCGCACCAGGGCGTGCCCCCGCGGGCGCCGGTGCCGCTCGAGGCCGTAGACGCCCAGGCCGACGAGGCCGGAGATGAGATCGTACTTCCGCTCCCAGCGCGGCACGGCGAGCGTCTCCAGCAGCACGCCGTCGATGTTCGCGTTGAGGTCGACCTCCTGGGACTCCTGCCCCCAGGTGTGTTCCACCACCCAGGCTACGCCGGTGAGGCCCTCGTGGAGCCCCGGGCCCAGGCCAGCCGAGCGGAGCGTATCGATGGCCTCGTCGAGGCACGCATCCCGCCGCTCTTCGTGGCCCTCGTCCGGGTAGGCGCGCGCGAGGTAGTTCCACCACAGCGCCTGCTGGCTCCTCACGACGCAGGTGGCGGAGCGCGCACGGTTCTCGGGCGCCGGAGCGTCGAACGCCTCGGCCACGGCCTGGAGAAAGGCCAGGGCCCGCTCAGCCCGCGTGCCCTCGAGGATGGGCGTCCACTGCTTCACGCCACGGAGCGCTTGGGCTCGGGCACCGGCCAGGCTTCCCACCCGGCGGGCCATTGCACGCGGTCGTAGGTGAAGTGCAGCTCATCGCCCTCGGGCCAGGGGGCGTCCACGGGCTCCTCCACGAGGCGGAGCACGCCATGGTCGAACGGTTGGCCGGGAGCGGGGACGTCGCGCACCACCCGCTCGCGCACTCCGCGCCGGGCCTGCTCGAGCGTGCGGGAGTGGCAGTACGGGTTGTTGCCGCGCCGGTTGAAGAGGACGCTGGCCATCTGGCTGCAGCCGCCCCGGCACACCTCGGCATAGCGGCAGCTTCCGCAGAAGCCCCACATATGGGCGGCGCCCTCATCCGTGCCGGCGGTGGTGTTGAAGGTCAGCTCGCGCGACTGGAGGATCTCACTGAGCGGCTGCTTGCGGATGTTGCCGCCGATGTACTCCGCCGGCAGGGTGGGGCAGCCCTTGATGGAGCCGTCGGCGTGGATGCCCAGCACGGAGATGCCGGCCATGCAGCCCGTCCAGATCTGCCCCGGGCTCTTGGCGAAGATGGTGTCGTCGTACGGACCGAAGTAGCCGATGTCGTTGGCCGGCTGCACGGCGATGACGCCCTCCGCCTGCGCGCGCAGGGCCACCCGCGCCAGCGTCCGGTAGAAGGCATCCAGCTCGGCCGGCTGGAGCAGCATCCAGATGTTGTCCCCACCGTTGCCCATGGCCGAGGTGAGTTGGATCTGCCAGCCCTTGACCCCCGCGTCCCGCAGGCGCTCGTAGAGCTGGGGCAGCTCCGGCGCGGACAAGCGGTTCACCTGGGTGTTGGCCGTGTACAGCAGGCCCACGTCACGGAAGTGACGGAAGCTCTGGAAGCAGAAGAAGAACGAGCCGTCCCGGCCGCGGATCCGATCGTGCGTGGCCTGCAGCCCATCCACGGAGACGGACACCTGGTTGATGCCCGCCTCCTTCATCTTGCGCGCCGTTTCGCGCGAGATGCCGTAACCGCCCGTGGTCATCGAGCAGGTCATCCCATGGGAGGTGATGGCCTGCGCGATCTGCAACCAATCGGGCCTCAGGAAGGCCTCACCGCCCTCGATGGTCACCTCGGTGATGCCGACCTCGGCGAGCTGCCGCGCCAGATCCAACGCCTCGTCCGTCGTCAGCTCGTTCTCCCGCTGGCTCCCTGCCCGCGAACCACAGTGGTTGCAGGCGAGGTTGCACTTGAGGGTCAGCTCCCACACGGCGTACGCCGTGCGGCGGCGTCGCATGGGCGCGGGTTCGGGCTGTGAAACGCTGGTCTCTGGAGGTGCCAAGGTCGTCGAGGAGGCTGAGGGCGGTTCAGGACAGCCGGTACGGAGGGGCTACTTGCCGGTGGGGAAGCACAGCTCGAGCTCGGTCGGGGGCAGGCCGTAACGCGCCGCGCCGCCGCGAACCGTCTCGAGGGACTCCTTGTCCAGATCCAGCAGCTTGCGCGCGCGCTCCTTCTGGCGATCCACCACCTCGGTCCGCGGGAACACCGGCTTCTTCTCGGTCTTGTTCATGTGCCGCTCTCCTGTGTGAAAGGGGAATGCCCAGCGTAAGCGTCCACTTCTCGCTGAGTCAAACCCCTCTAATCCGAAAGGGGAGAAAGGCGGGGCCCCCCACAAGGCCCCACCCGGCACGGTTCAGCGCTTGAGGCCGCGCTTGATGTCGGCGCACACCTGACGGGCCGCCGCGGGTCCATCGGCCTGTGCCGCGCGGACGATGGCGCTGCCCACCACCACGCCATCCGCGTGGGCGCCCACCACCCGGGCCTGCTCCGCGCTGGAGATGCCGAAGCCCGCCACCACGGGCACGGGCGACAGGCGCCGCACCAGCTCCAGCCGCTCGGAGAGGTTGGCGGGCAGCTCCGAGCGCATGCCCGTCACGCCCGCCACCGACACGCAGTAGACGAAGCCCCGCGCGTCCTTCGCGATGGACCCGGCGCGGGCCGGCGACGTGGTGGGGGCGCACAGCGGGATGAGCTCCAGCCCCTCCTTGTCGAAGGCCGCGCGGAGGCTCGCGCTCTCCTCGGGCGGCAGGTCCGGCAGGATGGTGCCCGACACACCGCGCTCCCGCGCCAGCTTCGCGTAGCGTTCCTCGCCCATGGCCATGACGACGTTGACGTACGTCATGATGACCAGCGGCGTCTGGGGGCAGCGCGCGCGCACCGCCGGCACCACCTCGTCCAGCACCCGCTTGAGCGTGGAGCCAGCCTTCAGGGCCCGCTCGGACGCGCCCTGGATGACGGGGCCGTCGGCGATGGGATCGCTGAACGCGACACCAATCTCCAGGATGTCCGCGCCACCCTCCACGCACGCGGCGAACACGTCCACCGAGCGGGGAAGGTCCGGATCCCCCGCCATGGCGTACGCCACCAGCGTGCCCTCACCGCGGGCCTTCGCCCGGGCGAACGCCTCCGCGATCTCCCCGCTCATGCTCCCTCCTGACCGATGGCGGCGGGAATCCCGCGCGCCGCGATGGTGGCCACGTCCTTGTCACCGCGGCCCGAGCAGTTGACGACCAGGTGCTTGCCCTTGCCCAGCTCGCGCGCCAGGTCCCCCGCGCGCGCGAAGGCGTGCGAGGACTCCAGCGCGGGCAGGATGCCCTCGGTACGGGACACCAGGTAGAAGGCCTGAAGTGCCTCGTCGTCCGTGGCGGTGCGCACCTCGATGCGGCCCGTCTTCGCCAGGTGCGCCAGCTCCGGCCCCACGCCCGGGTAGTCCAGGCCCGCGGAGATGGAGTGGGCCTCGATGATCTGCCCGTTCTCGTCCTGCAGCACCAGCGAGCGCGAGCCGTGCAGCACGCCCTCGGTGCCCAGCGTCAGGGACGCGCCGTGCTGGCCCGAGTCCAGGCCGTGGCCACCGGCCTCCACGCCCACCAGCCGCACCTGCTTGTCCTCGACGAAGGGGTGGAGCGCGCCGATGGCGTTCGAGCCGCCGCCGATGCACGCGATGACGGCGTCCGGCAGCCTGCCAAAGGCCACCAGCGACTGCGTGCGGATCTCCCGGCCGATGACGGACTGGAAGTCGCGGACGATGGTGGGGTAGGGGTGCGGACCGGCCGCGCTGCCGATGACGTAGTAGGTGTCCTCCACCTGCGACACCCAGATGCGCATGGCCTCGTTCATCGCGTCCTTGAGGGTGCGCGAGCCCGACTCCACCGGGTGCACCCTGGCCCCCAGCGCCTTCATGCGGAAGACGTTGAGCGACTGGCGCTCCACGTCCACCGCGCCCATGAACACCTCGCAGGGCAGGCCGAACAGCGCACACGCGGTGGCGGTGGCCACGCCGTGCTGGCCCGCGCCCGTCTCCGCGATGATGCGCTTCTTGCCCATCCGCTTCGCCAGCAGCACCTGGCCGATGGTGTTGTTGATTTTGTGGGCACCCGTGTGCGCGAGATCCTCCCGCTTGAGCCACACCTCGGCCCCACCCCACAGCTCGGTGAGCCTGCGCGCGGGCGTCAGCGGCGTCTCGCGCCCGACGTACTCGCGCAGCACCTGCGACACCTGCTCGTCGAAGGCCGGATCCCTCCGGGCCTCGGCATACGCCTGCTCCAACTCCAGCAGCGCCGGGACCAGCGTCTCCGGCACATAACGGCCGCCATAACGCCCGAAGCGGCCAGGGGCGGTTTGCGTTTCCATGGTTCGTGTCACTCCCAAAGCGCGGTCTTCGCGGCGCGCACGAAGGCACGCACCGCGTCCGCATCCTTGATGCCGGGGCTGACTTCCACCCCGCTCGCCACATCCACGCCGTAGGGCCGGGTGGCCCGCACGGCCTCTCTCACATTGTCCGGGTTGAGCCCTCCGGCCACCAGCACCGGCACGCCCGCGTCCGCGAGCCGTGCCACCAGCGACCAGTCGAACCCCACGCCTCCGCCCCCGTAGCCCGGCGCCGCTCCGTCCAGCAGCAGCGCCGCCACGTCGCCCGCGCCCACGTAGGTGCGGGCCTTCTCCACGTCCTCGGGGCCGCGCACCCGCATCGCCTTGATGACCGGCACGCCGTAGCCCGCGCAGGCCTCGGGCGGCTCGTCACCGTGCAGCTGCACCGCCGTCAGCCCGCACTCGCGCACCCGCGCGCGGATGACGTCCGGTGACTCGTTGACGAACACGCCCACCACCGAGCCCAGCGCTGGCCGCGTGCGCGCCAGCTCCGCCGCCACCTCCGCCGTCACGTACCGGGGCGAGCGCGGGTAGAAGTTGAGCCCCAACGCGTCCGCGCCCTCGGCCCACGCCCGCCGCGCGTCCTCCACGCGCGTGACGCCACAGATCTTGACCCGGGTGCTCACGGCCCACCCGCGAGCAGCCGCGCCAGCGCCCGGCCCGGCTCCGCGTCGCGCAGCAGGGACTCGCCCACCAGCACCGCGTCGGCTCCCGCGGCCCGTGCCGCCGCGAAGTCCTCGCGCGTCTTGAGCCCGCTCTCCGCCACCAGCGCCTTCGCCCGGCTGCGCAGCGACGGAATCACCCGGAGCGCCGTGGAGACGTCCGTGCGCAGCGTGGCCAGGTTCCGGTTGTTGATGCCCACCAGCTCCGCGCCCGCCTTCAGCGCGCGCTCGGCGTGCTCCTGCGTATGGGCCTCCACCAGCGCCGCCACCCGGCAGGCCTTCGCCGCGGCCACCATCTCCGCCAGTGGCCCGTCCTCCAGCGCGTCCGCGATGAGCAGCACCGCGTCCGCGCCCATGGCCGCGCTCTCCTCCACCTCCTGCGGTGCCACCAGGAAGTCCTTGCGCAGCACCGGCAGCGAGATGGCCGCGCGCACCTGGAGCAGGTCGTCGAGGCAGCCTCCGAAGTCCACGTCGTCCGTGAGCACGCTGATGGCGCTCGCTCCGGCGGCCTCGTATGCCTTTGCCACCGCCACCAGGTCATGGTGCGGGAAGTTCCCGCCCGAGGGGCTGCGGCGTTTGACCTCGGCGATGACGTTGACTGGCAGGTCGGGCCGGTGCCGGGTGAGCGCCGCCGCGAAGTCCCGGGATGGGGGGCGCGGGGTGGTGGCCACCAGGGGCTTGCGCGCGGCGAGCTCCCGGCGCTTGCGCGCGAAGATGGCCGCCAGCTTGTCGGACTCGGGGCCCGAGGTACCCTCACCCCGTCCCTCTCCCGGAGGGAGAGGGGTAGTGGGCTTGCTCATGTCGCGCCTCCCTTCACCAGGGCCTGCAGCTTGGCCGCCGCCGTGCCCGAGTCGATGGCCTCCACCGCTCGCTGCACGCCCTCCTTGAGGTTCGTCGCCTTGCCCACCACCACGAGCGCCGCCGCCGCGTTGAGCAGCACCGCCGTGCGCACCCCCGAGCGCTCTCCGGCCAGCAGCGTCTTGAAGCGCCGCGCGTTGTCCTCCACGTCCCCGCCGACGATGGACTCGGGCGGCACCCGCTCCAGCCCCGCGTCCTCCGGGGTGATGGAGAAGCGCCTCACCGAGCCGTCCTCGCGCAGCTCCGCCACGTCCGTGGTCGTGCACGGGGAGATTTCGTCCAGCCCGTCGTGGCCATGCACCACCCAGGCCCGCTTGCTGCCCAGCCTGTAGAGGACGCGCGCCGTCTGCTCCAGCCGCTCGCCCGCGAAGGTGCCGAGCAGCTGGTAGCGCGCCCCCGCCGGGTTGGTCAGCGGACCCAGCAGGTTGAACACCGTGTGCAGGCCGATCTCACGCCGCGCCGGCGCCACGTGCCGCAAGGCGCTGTGGTGTGAGGGCGCGAAGAGGAAGCCCACGCCGTGCTCGTCCACGTCGCGTGTCACCTGCTCGTGCGACCGGTCCATGCCCACGCCCAGCGCGGCCAAGACGTCCGAGCTGCCGCATCGCGAGGACACCGCGCGGTTGCCATGCTTGGCCACTGTCACCCCCGCGCCCGCGGCCACGAAGGCCACGGCCGTGGAGATGTTGAAGGTGTGCGCCCCATCGCCGCCGGTGCCGCAGGTGTCCAGCACCACCTCGGCCCTGGGGTGGATGCGCGTGGCGCAGGCCCGCATGGCCTCCGCCGCGCCGAGGATCTCCTCCTCGGTCTCTCCCTTCATGCGCAACGCGACCGCGAACGCGCCCACCTGGGCAGGCGTCGCCTCTCCCGCGAGCATCAGGCCCATGATCTGGACCATCTCCTCGCGAGTCAGATCTCGCCGGCCCACTACCCTGCCCAGCGCTTCCTTGAGCGTCATGTGTCTACTCCAGTCGCGCCACGTCGCGGCCCAGGACGGCGGCCACCGCGCCCACCTCGGCCATCACCTTGTCGTGCGGTTGCCAGCCGCGACGGCGGATCTCGTCGTTTACACGCTCGATGTCCTGGGCCGTCGCATCCGGTCGCATCACGATCAACATGGCTTGCGGGTCTCCGAAGTATTCCGCCGCCTGGGGAAGAGAAGGCGGTCGGTTTGAGGCAGTGCCTTTAGTAGAAGAAGGCGGGACGCTTTTCAGTGAAGAAAGGTGTCCACGTCTTCCCGTATTCCCGGCGAGTCTCGCCGGGTGGTGTCCGGGAATCAATGCAGGACGGGAATTTTCACTTTTACGGAGGGTACGGCTTGGCGGGTCCGGACGTCATCGTGGTGGGGGCGGGGCTGGCCGGGCTGACGTGCGCGAGGGTGCTGCATCAGGCCAAGGCGAAGGTGCGGGTGCTGGAGGCGAGCGACGGAGTAGGGGGCCGGGCGCGCACGGACGTGGTGGACGGCTTCCGGCTGGACAGGGGCTTCCAGGTCTTCCTCACGGCCTACCCGGAGCCCCAGCGCTGGCTGGACTACGAGGCGCTCGACTTCCAGCGCTTCTTCCCGGGAGCGCTGGTGTGGCGCGAGGGGAAGCTGCACCAGGTGGCGGATCCGCTCCGCCGGCCGCTGCAAGCGGCGGCGCACGCCTTCAACAAGGTGGGCTCGTTCGCCGACAAGTTGCACGTTCTCGACTTGCGGCAGCAGTCGCTGGCGGGCTCGGTGGAGGACGTGTTCCACCGGAGGCAGCGGACATCGCTGACGTACCTGCGCGACGTGGGGTTCTCCGAGGAGATGGTGGACGCCTTCTTCCGGCCCTTCTTCGGGGGCGTGTTCCTGGAGAAGGAGCTGAGCACGTCGAGCCGGATGCTGGAGTTCGTCTTCCGGATGTTCGCCACGGGGGCCACGGCGGTGCCGGCGAAGGGAATGGGGGCGCTGGCGGAGCAGCTCGCCGCGAAGTTCCCGTTCGGGGTGGTGAAGCTGAATTCGCCGGTGGAGGAGGTCTGGGGCCACCGGGTGAAGCTGGCGTCGGGGACGGTGATGGAAGCGGACGCGGTGGTGGTGGCCACGGACGCGCCCGCGGCGGAGGAGCTGCTGCTCGGCATGCCGCCGAGGAAGATGAACGCGGTGACGTGCCTGTACTTCGCGGCGCCGGAGCCGCCGGTGCGAGGCCCCTACCTGGTGCTGAACGGGGAGGGGAGGGGGCCGGTGAACAACCTCGCGGTGATGAGCGAGGTGGCGCCCTCGTACGCGCCGGAGGGGCAGGCGCTGGTGTCCGTGTCGGTGCTGGAGACGGCGGAGGACTCGGAGGAACTGGAGAGGCGGGTGCGCGAGCAGCTCACGGAGTGGTTCGGCGGAGAGGTGGCGAAGTGGAGGCACCTGCGCACGTACGCGATTCCGCACGCGCTGCCGGCGCAACAACCCGAGCTGCTCGAGGAGCCGCACCGGAGGGTGAGGATGTCACCGGGGCTGTACGCGTGTGGAGACTACCGGGAGAACGGGTCGATCGACGGAGCGATGGTGTCGGGGAGACGAGCGGCGGAGGCGTTGCTGAGAGACCGGGATGTAGCGCTGCCATGAGTCCTCCTGTGAGAGCAAATACCCCTCTCCCTCTGGGAGAGGGACGGGGTGAGGGTAGAAGTCACTGGGGTTGGCTCGTGGCCACCGGAGTGGCCCTGGTCTTCTGGACCGCGCTGGTGCACGAGCACCCGCCGCACTTCTTCGCCTGGGCCACGCTCTACTGCGCGGTCTGGAACGCACTGTCGTGGAAGGCGCTGGGCAACGAGGGAAGACAGCGTCTCCGCCCGAGGAGAGCGGACCTGCTGTGGGGCGTGGCGCTCGCGGGAGTGCTGTACGTCGGTGCGCGAGCCGTCCTGTGGGCGCTGTGCGGAGGCTTCTCGAACTTCCTGTGCGAGCCTTTGATGGGCGTCTACGCCCGTTTCGGAACGGGCTCGGTGGGGGCGGGGCTGGCACTGGCGTTGGTGATTGCCCCAGCCGAGGAACTGTTCTGGCGAGGCGTGGTGCAGCAGGCATTGCGACCGAGGCTCGGGAGGGTGGGGTGCACGGTGGTGGCGGCGGTGCTGTCGAGCCTCGCGCTGCTGGCCTTCCGTGAGCCGCTGCTGGCCCTCGCGGCGTTCCCCACGTCCCTCGCGTGGGGGCTGCTCGCCGAGTGGCGCCGCAGCCTCGCGGCCTCGTGGGTGAGTCACTCGCTGTGGGACGTGCTCATCGTCATCTTGTTGCCGGCCGTGTGAGGTTGTGACGAGGTTGAGAGCCTTTGCGTGGGACTCAGCCGGGTGCTCCATGGGCACGGAGCTACCCACCCGGAATCAATCGGGTGCACGCATCGATGAGGAAATCGTACGTGTGAATCTCGATGCCCGATTCACGAGAGATGCGTCTGCGGTGCTGTCGTGTCGCGGGATCCAACATCGAACGTCTTCCTATGAGGATGAGACCAGGTCCTCAGACATCACGAATCTCTACTGTGTGCACGGGGCTGGTCCGGCGTAGACCCTCACCCCAGCCCTCTCCCAGAGGGAGAGGGGGCGCACACCGACTCAACCCGGGATGTTCGATACCCTCACCCCGTCCCTCTCCCGGAGGGAGAGGGGTGTGGTGCTCGCTGGCATGCCCGATGGCTTCGGCTAAAAGGGGCCCCCATGACACGCAAACTCCTCTCCCTCGCCGCCGCCGCGATGCTCTTCTCGGGCTCCGCCAGCGCCGCAGAGGCTCAGCCCGCCTCCTCCCGTATGCCCACCGCTCCCGAGCTCCAGCGCATGACGGCTCGCTTCGCCCCCGTCGACATCCAGGCCGACATCTCCAAGCTCCCCGACAACGAGCGCCGAGCCCTCGCGAAGATCGTCCAGGCCGCGAAGATCATGGACCCCCTCTTCCTCCGCCAGGTCTGGGCCGGCAATGAGACCCTCCTGCTCGACCTCATCGAGGACACCTCGCCGCTCGGCCGCGAGCGTCTCCACTCCTTCCTCCTCAACAAGGGCCCCTGGTCCCGGCTCGACCACAACGCCCCCTTCATCCCCGGTGTCCCCTCCAAGCCCCCCGAGGGCAACTTCTACCCGGCCGGCGCCTCCAAGGCCGATATCGAGGCCTGGGTGAAGTCCCTCCCCGAGGCCCAGCAGCGCGAGGCCACCGGCTTCTTCACCACCATCCGCCGCGACCCCGCCGGCAAGTTCGTCTCCGTCCCCTACAGCATCGAGTACCAGGGCGAGCTCGCCCAGGCCGCCCGACTGCTGCGCGAGGCCTCGGAGCTCACCACCCAGCCCACCCTGAAGTCCTTCCTCTCCAAGCGCGCCGACGCCTTCCTCAGCAACGACTACTACCCGAGCGAGGTGGCCTGGATGGAGCTCGACGCCAGCATCGAGCCCACCGTCGGCCCCTATGAGGTCTACGAGGACGAGTGGTTCAACTACAAGGCCGCCTTCGAGGCCTTCGTCGGTCTGCGCGATGACGCGGAGACGCAGAAGCTCGCGAAGTTCAGCGGCGAGCTGCAGGACCTGGAGAACAACCTCCCCATCGATCCGAAGCTGCGCAACCCCAAGCTGGGTGCCCTCGCGCCCATCCGCGTCATCAACAGCATCTTCTCCTCCGGTGACGCCAACCGCGGCGTGCAGACCGCCGCCTTCAACCTCCCGAATGACGAGCGTGTCGCCGCCGAGAAGGGCACCAAGCGCGTCATGCTCAAGAACGTCCAGGAGGCCAAGTTCAACCGGGTGCTCATGCCCATCACCCAGGTGGCCCTCCCCGCCAAGGATCGCAAGGACGTCGCCTTCGATGCCTTCTTCACCCACATCCTCATGCACGAGCTGATGCACGGGCTCGGGCCCCACAACATCACCCTCGAGGGCAAGCAGACCACGGTGCGTCAGGCGCTCCAGGCGTCCTCTAGCGCCATCGAAGAGGCCAAGGCGGACGTCTCCGGCCTCTGGGCCCTCCAGCGCCTGGTGGACAAGGGCGTCATCGGCAAGGAGATGGAGCGCACCATGTACACCACCTTCCTCGCCTCCGCGTTCCGCTCCATCCGCTTCGGCATCAACGAGGCCCACGGCAAGGGCATCGCGCTGCAGCTCAACCACTTCCTCGATACCGGCGCCGTGGTGGTGAACAAGGACGGCACCTTCTCCGTGGTGCCGGGGAAGATCCGCGAGTCCGTCACCTCCCTGACGAAGCAGCTCATGGAGCTTCAGGCCGCCGGCAACCGCGCCGCCGCCGAGTCGCTGCTCGAGAAGATGGGCGTGGTGCGTCCCGAGGTGAAGCGCGTCCTCGACAAGCTCGAGAAGGTCCCCGTGGACATCGATCCGCGCTACGTCACCGCCGAGAAGCTCGCGGCCGAGGCCTCCCAGCCCGCGAAGAAG encodes:
- a CDS encoding radical SAM/SPASM domain-containing protein produces the protein MRRRRTAYAVWELTLKCNLACNHCGSRAGSQRENELTTDEALDLARQLAEVGITEVTIEGGEAFLRPDWLQIAQAITSHGMTCSMTTGGYGISRETARKMKEAGINQVSVSVDGLQATHDRIRGRDGSFFFCFQSFRHFRDVGLLYTANTQVNRLSAPELPQLYERLRDAGVKGWQIQLTSAMGNGGDNIWMLLQPAELDAFYRTLARVALRAQAEGVIAVQPANDIGYFGPYDDTIFAKSPGQIWTGCMAGISVLGIHADGSIKGCPTLPAEYIGGNIRKQPLSEILQSRELTFNTTAGTDEGAAHMWGFCGSCRYAEVCRGGCSQMASVLFNRRGNNPYCHSRTLEQARRGVRERVVRDVPAPGQPFDHGVLRLVEEPVDAPWPEGDELHFTYDRVQWPAGWEAWPVPEPKRSVA
- a CDS encoding phosphoribosylanthranilate isomerase; its protein translation is MSTRVKICGVTRVEDARRAWAEGADALGLNFYPRSPRYVTAEVAAELARTRPALGSVVGVFVNESPDVIRARVRECGLTAVQLHGDEPPEACAGYGVPVIKAMRVRGPEDVEKARTYVGAGDVAALLLDGAAPGYGGGGVGFDWSLVARLADAGVPVLVAGGLNPDNVREAVRATRPYGVDVASGVEVSPGIKDADAVRAFVRAAKTALWE
- a CDS encoding lanthionine synthetase C family protein → MKQWTPILEGTRAERALAFLQAVAEAFDAPAPENRARSATCVVRSQQALWWNYLARAYPDEGHEERRDACLDEAIDTLRSAGLGPGLHEGLTGVAWVVEHTWGQESQEVDLNANIDGVLLETLAVPRWERKYDLISGLVGLGVYGLERHRRPRGHALVRRVFEHLRALAEPQPEGWSFRTPPQLLSPERQSRYPEGCVDLGVAHGVPGVIGFLARARSFGVGGEEGHQLLEGCVRWLLAQRFSEGEAPGDFPALLAPGAPREPARSAWCYGNPGVAVTLLLAARHLGEPSWEEAALAGARRAATLAPEKTGVVDAFLCHGAAGLGHLYNRLYQATNEALFLDAARNWFDRALDLCGPEVPREERLLMGATGLGLTLLSAVTSVEPEWDRLLLMDIP
- the trpD gene encoding anthranilate phosphoribosyltransferase; the protein is MTLKEALGRVVGRRDLTREEMVQIMGLMLAGEATPAQVGAFAVALRMKGETEEEILGAAEAMRACATRIHPRAEVVLDTCGTGGDGAHTFNISTAVAFVAAGAGVTVAKHGNRAVSSRCGSSDVLAALGVGMDRSHEQVTRDVDEHGVGFLFAPSHHSALRHVAPARREIGLHTVFNLLGPLTNPAGARYQLLGTFAGERLEQTARVLYRLGSKRAWVVHGHDGLDEISPCTTTDVAELREDGSVRRFSITPEDAGLERVPPESIVGGDVEDNARRFKTLLAGERSGVRTAVLLNAAAALVVVGKATNLKEGVQRAVEAIDSGTAAAKLQALVKGGAT
- a CDS encoding NAD(P)/FAD-dependent oxidoreductase — translated: MAGPDVIVVGAGLAGLTCARVLHQAKAKVRVLEASDGVGGRARTDVVDGFRLDRGFQVFLTAYPEPQRWLDYEALDFQRFFPGALVWREGKLHQVADPLRRPLQAAAHAFNKVGSFADKLHVLDLRQQSLAGSVEDVFHRRQRTSLTYLRDVGFSEEMVDAFFRPFFGGVFLEKELSTSSRMLEFVFRMFATGATAVPAKGMGALAEQLAAKFPFGVVKLNSPVEEVWGHRVKLASGTVMEADAVVVATDAPAAEELLLGMPPRKMNAVTCLYFAAPEPPVRGPYLVLNGEGRGPVNNLAVMSEVAPSYAPEGQALVSVSVLETAEDSEELERRVREQLTEWFGGEVAKWRHLRTYAIPHALPAQQPELLEEPHRRVRMSPGLYACGDYRENGSIDGAMVSGRRAAEALLRDRDVALP
- a CDS encoding dipeptidyl-peptidase 3 family protein, translating into MTRKLLSLAAAAMLFSGSASAAEAQPASSRMPTAPELQRMTARFAPVDIQADISKLPDNERRALAKIVQAAKIMDPLFLRQVWAGNETLLLDLIEDTSPLGRERLHSFLLNKGPWSRLDHNAPFIPGVPSKPPEGNFYPAGASKADIEAWVKSLPEAQQREATGFFTTIRRDPAGKFVSVPYSIEYQGELAQAARLLREASELTTQPTLKSFLSKRADAFLSNDYYPSEVAWMELDASIEPTVGPYEVYEDEWFNYKAAFEAFVGLRDDAETQKLAKFSGELQDLENNLPIDPKLRNPKLGALAPIRVINSIFSSGDANRGVQTAAFNLPNDERVAAEKGTKRVMLKNVQEAKFNRVLMPITQVALPAKDRKDVAFDAFFTHILMHELMHGLGPHNITLEGKQTTVRQALQASSSAIEEAKADVSGLWALQRLVDKGVIGKEMERTMYTTFLASAFRSIRFGINEAHGKGIALQLNHFLDTGAVVVNKDGTFSVVPGKIRESVTSLTKQLMELQAAGNRAAAESLLEKMGVVRPEVKRVLDKLEKVPVDIDPRYVTAEKLAAEASQPAKK
- a CDS encoding indole-3-glycerol phosphate synthase TrpC — its product is MSKPTTPLPPGEGRGEGTSGPESDKLAAIFARKRRELAARKPLVATTPRPPSRDFAAALTRHRPDLPVNVIAEVKRRSPSGGNFPHHDLVAVAKAYEAAGASAISVLTDDVDFGGCLDDLLQVRAAISLPVLRKDFLVAPQEVEESAAMGADAVLLIADALEDGPLAEMVAAAKACRVAALVEAHTQEHAERALKAGAELVGINNRNLATLRTDVSTALRVIPSLRSRAKALVAESGLKTREDFAAARAAGADAVLVGESLLRDAEPGRALARLLAGGP
- the trpB gene encoding tryptophan synthase subunit beta, which encodes METQTAPGRFGRYGGRYVPETLVPALLELEQAYAEARRDPAFDEQVSQVLREYVGRETPLTPARRLTELWGGAEVWLKREDLAHTGAHKINNTIGQVLLAKRMGKKRIIAETGAGQHGVATATACALFGLPCEVFMGAVDVERQSLNVFRMKALGARVHPVESGSRTLKDAMNEAMRIWVSQVEDTYYVIGSAAGPHPYPTIVRDFQSVIGREIRTQSLVAFGRLPDAVIACIGGGSNAIGALHPFVEDKQVRLVGVEAGGHGLDSGQHGASLTLGTEGVLHGSRSLVLQDENGQIIEAHSISAGLDYPGVGPELAHLAKTGRIEVRTATDDEALQAFYLVSRTEGILPALESSHAFARAGDLARELGKGKHLVVNCSGRGDKDVATIAARGIPAAIGQEGA
- the trpA gene encoding tryptophan synthase subunit alpha codes for the protein MSGEIAEAFARAKARGEGTLVAYAMAGDPDLPRSVDVFAACVEGGADILEIGVAFSDPIADGPVIQGASERALKAGSTLKRVLDEVVPAVRARCPQTPLVIMTYVNVVMAMGEERYAKLARERGVSGTILPDLPPEESASLRAAFDKEGLELIPLCAPTTSPARAGSIAKDARGFVYCVSVAGVTGMRSELPANLSERLELVRRLSPVPVVAGFGISSAEQARVVGAHADGVVVGSAIVRAAQADGPAAARQVCADIKRGLKR
- a CDS encoding CPBP family intramembrane glutamic endopeptidase, translating into MATGVALVFWTALVHEHPPHFFAWATLYCAVWNALSWKALGNEGRQRLRPRRADLLWGVALAGVLYVGARAVLWALCGGFSNFLCEPLMGVYARFGTGSVGAGLALALVIAPAEELFWRGVVQQALRPRLGRVGCTVVAAVLSSLALLAFREPLLALAAFPTSLAWGLLAEWRRSLAASWVSHSLWDVLIVILLPAV